A genome region from Arachis duranensis cultivar V14167 chromosome 6, aradu.V14167.gnm2.J7QH, whole genome shotgun sequence includes the following:
- the LOC107493163 gene encoding V-type proton ATPase subunit F: MANRAQIPTKNSALIAMIADEDTVVGFLLAGVGNVDLRRKTNYLIVDSKTTVKQIEDAFKEFTTREDIAIVLISQYVANMIRFLVDSYNKPVPAILEIPSKDHPYDPAHDSVLSRVKYLFSAESVASGRR; the protein is encoded by the exons ATGGCAAATAGAGCTCAAATTCCCACAAAAAATTCAGCACTCATTGCTATGATCGCAGATGAG GATACTGTTGTTGGATTTCTGCTGGCTGGAGTGGGTAATGTTGACTTGCGAAGGAAGACAAATTATCTTATTGTAGATTCAA AAACAACTGTGAAACAAATTGAAGATGCATTCAAAGAGTTCACAACTAGGGAAGATATTGCAATTGTGTTAATAAGCCAATAT GTTGCAAACATGATAAGATTTTTAGTTGATAGCTACAACAAGCCTGTTCCCGCAATATTGGAGATTCCTTCTAAGGATCATCCTTATGATCCTGCCCATGATTCAGTTCTTTCACGAGTGAAGTACCTCTTCTCTGCGGAATCTGTGGCTTCCGGGAGACGCTAA
- the LOC107493160 gene encoding tryptophan synthase alpha chain: MAIALKSACFLQLKKPEVNFQGFLPSKRAIVSVKRYTPVAAIKTMETVGLSETFTRLKKQGKVAFIPYITAGDPDLSTTAEALKVLDSCGSDIIELGVPYSDPLADGPVIQAAATRSLAKGTNFDAIISMLKEVVPQLSCPIALFTYYNPILKRGTERFMSTIRDCGVHGLVVPDVPLEETKTLRMEAKNNGIELVLLTTPTTPTNRMKAIVDASEGFVYLVSSVGVTGARASVSDKVQTLLQEIKEATTKPVAVGFGISKPEHVKQVAGWGADGVIVGSAMVKLLGEANSPQEGLKELENLTNSLKSALP; encoded by the exons atggctATTGCCCTGAAATCAGCTTGCTTCTTGCAATTGAAGAAACCAGAGGTCAATTTCCAGGGCTTTCTTCCCTCCAAGAGAGCTATTGTTTCAGTAAAGAGGTATACTCCAGTGGCCGCTATCAAGACGATGGAAACAGTTGGGCTCTCTGAAACCTTCACTAGGCTgaagaaacaaggaaaa GTGGCATTCATTCCATACATCACAGCTGGTGATCCTGATCTTTCAACCACAGCAGAAGCACTGAAAGTTCTTGATTCATGTGGCTCCGACATAATTGAGCTAGGTGTTCCATACTCAGATCCTTTGGCAGATGGTCCTGTTATCCAG GCTGCTGCTACTCGTTCTCTAGCAAAGGGTACCAATTTTGATGCTATTATCTCTATGTTGAAAGAG GTTGTTCCACAATTGTCTTGTCCAATTGCACTTTTTACTTATTACAATCCGATACTGAAGCGTGGTACTGAGAGATTTATGTCTACCATTAGAGACTGTGGTGTTCACG GACTTGTAGTTCCCGATGTTCCTCTGGAAGAGACAAAAACTTTAAGGATGGAAGCAAAGAACAATGGAATTGAACTG GTACTCTTGACCACACCTACCACACCAACAAACAGAATGAAAGCCATTGTGGATGCGTCCGAAGGATTTGTGTATCTT GTGAGCTCAGTGGGTGTCACCGGAGCCCGAGCATCGGTTAGTGATAAGGTTCAAACTCTTTTGCAGGAAATCAAAGAG gCAACAACTAAGCCAGTGGCAGTTGGTTTCGGGATATCAAAACCTGAGCATGTGAAACAG GTAGCAGGATGGGGGGCAGATGGTGTGATTGTTGGAAGTGCTATGGTGAAGCTGCTTGGTGAGGCTAATTCGCCTCAAGAGGGATTGAAAGAACTCGAAAACTTAACCAACTCCTTAAAATCAGCACTTCCTTGA